The Rhododendron vialii isolate Sample 1 chromosome 5a, ASM3025357v1 genome contains a region encoding:
- the LOC131325598 gene encoding alkaline/neutral invertase A, mitochondrial-like encodes MHTITLMNMKPFCRTLINRYRNSAIFGFPSLNTHNSITTGASKFNLGLEFLDHNRRIHSYTPLFLGFPRVVDRTQKPFCAPTSSWAQPRVFSRTCNGDGACRGVNVIARVALNCRSYSTSVEPRLNENNFERIYAQGGMNVKPLVVERIDRDENIGRNEESRVEEGVEDVSNENLKGLKEVEVVKAGKEESDIEREGWRILRKAVVTYCGNPVGTVAANDPADKLPLNYDQVFIRDFVPSALAFLLKGEAEIVRNFLLHTLQLQSWEKTVDCYSPGQGLMPASFKVRTVPLDENKYEEVLDPDFGESAIGRVAPVDSGLWWIILLRAYGKVTGDYTLQERVDVQTGIKLILNLCLSDGFDMFPSLLVTDGSCMIDRRMGIHGHPLEIQALFYSALRCSREMLSVDDISKNLVRAINNRLSALSFHIREYYWVDMKKINEIYRYKTEEYSTDATNKFNIYPDQIPHWLVDWIPEKGGYLIGNLQPAHMDFRFFTLGNLWSIVSSLGTPKQNEATLNLIEAKWDDLMGHMPLKICYPALDYEEWHIITGSDPKNTPWSYHNGGSWPTLLWQFTLACMKMGRPELARKALDLAEKRLSKDHWPEYYDTRNGKFIGKQARLYQTWSVAGFLTSKMLLENPEMASLLFWDEDYELLEVCVCGLRKSGRNKCSRGAAKSHILF; translated from the exons ATGCACACAATCACTTTGATGAACATGAAGCCCTTCTGTAGAACCCTCATCAACCGGTACCGCAATTCGGCTATTTTCGGCTTCCCATCTCTGAATACCCATAATTCAATTACCACTGGTGCATCAAAATTTAACTTGGGTTTGGAGTTTTTGGACCATAATCGTAGAATTCATAGCTACACCCCTCTGTTCTTGGGCTTTCCTCGTGTTGTTGATAGAACCCAGAAACCATTTTGTGCCCCAACTTCTAGTTGGGCACAACCCAGGGTTTTCTCTAGAACATGTAATGGTGATGGTGCCTGTAGAGGTGTAAATGTAATTGCTAGGGTTGCATTGAATTGTAGGAGTTATTCAACCTCTGTTGAGCCCCGATTGAATGAAAACAATTTCGAGAGGATATACGCTCAGGGTGGCATGAATGTGAAGCCTTTAGTAGTCGAGAGAATTGATAGAGATGAAAACATAGGGAGAAATGAAGAATCTAGGGTTGAAGAAGGTGTTGAGGATGTAAGTAATGAGaatttgaagggtttgaaagaggttgagGTGGTAAAAGCCGGTAAGGAAGAGTCGGATATTGAGAGGGAGGGATGGAGGATATTGCGGAAGGCGGTTGTGACATATTGTGGGAACCCAGTTGGGACAGTGGCGGCGAATGACCCGGCTGACAAGCTACCACTCAACTATGATCAGGTTTTCATTCGTGATTTTGTTCCGTCTGCCCTTGCTTTCTTGCTCAAGGGGGAAGCAGAGATTGTGAGGAACTTTCTCCTCCATACCTTACAATTGCAG AGTTGGGAGAAAACAGTGGACTGCTACAGCCCAGGGCAAGGATTGATGCCAGCAAGTTTTAAAGTTAGAACTGTGCCTCTTGATGAAAATAAGTATGAAGAAGTCTTAGACCCAGATTTCGGCGAGTCAGCCATTGGACGTGTTGCACCGGTGGACTCTG GGTTGTGGTGGATTATATTATTGCGTGCTTATGGGAAGGTCACTGGTGATTACACTCTACAAGAAAGGGTGGATGTCCAGACAGgcataaaactgattttgaacTTGTGTCTGTCTGATGGGTTTGATATGTTTCCTTCGCTGTTGGTCACTGATGGCTCCTGCATGATAGACCGACGAATGGGCATTCATGGTCACCCCCTTGAGATTCAA GCTTTATTCTACTCAGCTTTACGGTGTTCGCGAGAGATGCTCTCTGTAGATGACATATCCAAGAATTTGGTGAGGGCTATAAACAATAGACTGAGTGCATTGTCATTTCACATCAGAGAATATTATTGGGTTGACATGAAAAAGATCAATGAGATATACAGATATAAAACTGAGGAATATTCCACAGATGCCACTAACAAGTTCAATATTTACCCTGACCAAATCCCTCATTGGCTGGTGGATTGGATTCCAGAGAAGGGCGGTTATCTGATTGGCAATCTACAGCCAGCTCACATGGATTTTAGGTTCTTCACGCTTGGAAATCTCTGGTCCATTGTTTCATCTCTGGGTACTCCTAAACAAAATGAGGCTACTCTGAATTTGATTGAAGCCAAATGGGATGATCTTATGGGCCATATGCCTCTTAAGATATGTTACCCTGCTTTGGACTATGAAGAGTGGCATATAATCACAGGCAGTGACCCAAAGAATAC GCCTTGGTCTTATCACAATGGAGGATCTTGGCCAACCCTTTTATGGCAG TTCACATTAGCATGCATGAAGATGGGCAGACCTGAACTAGCTAGGAAGGCACTTGATTTGGCTGAAAAGAGGCTTTCGAAGGACCACTGGCCTGAATATTACGACAcaagaaatggaaaattcatTGGAAAGCAAGCTCGACTTTACCAAACATGGTCAGTTGCTGGGTTTTTGACTTCTAAAATGCTCTTGGAAAATCCAGAGATGGCTTCCCTCTTATTCTGGGATGAAGACTATGAACTTCTTGAGGTTTGTGTCTGTGGTCTTCGCAAATCTGGCCGGAACAAATGCTCACGAGGCGCTGCAAAGTCTcatattcttttttaa